GAAAGTTCAAGAAAACGTAGAAAGTGGTAAAAATAGTGTAGTGAAGACTTGGTCTAGAGCTTCAATGATTACTCCTGACTTTGTTGGACAAACTATCGCAGTTCATAACGGTCGTCAATTTGTACCAGTTTACGTAACAGAAAACATGGTAGGTCACAAATTAGGAGAGTTTTCACCAACTAGATCTTTTAGAGGTCATGCTGGAGCAAAAAATAAAGGTAAAAAATAAGAAGCAATGGGAGTTCGTAAAAGAGAAACAGCAGATGCGAGAAAAGAGGCTAATAAGTCTATTGCTTTCGCAAAATTGAATAACTGCCCTACTTCACCTAGAAAAATGCGCTTAGTAGCGGACTTGGTAAGAGGTCAGAAGGTAGAAAGAGCACTTAACATTTTAAGATTCAGTTCTAAAGAAGCTTCAAGAAAATTAGAAAAACTATTATTATCTGCAATCAACAACTGGGAGCAAAAAAATAGTGAAGGTAATTTAGAAGAAGCTGGTTTATTTGTTAAAGAGATCAGAGTAGATGGTGGAATGATGTTGAAAAGACTTCGTCCAGCTCCACAAGGTCGTGCACACAGAATCAGAAAACGTTCTAACCACGTAACAATCGTGCTTGGAGCTATCAATAACACACAAAGCAATTCTTAAGCAGCATGGGACAAAAGACAAATCCAATTGGAAATAGACTTGGTATCATCAGAGGGTGGGACTCAAACTGGTATGGTGGAAATGATTACGGTGATAAACTTGCCGAAGATCACAAAATCAGAAAGTATATCCACGCTCGTTTATCAAAAGCTAGTGTATCTAAAGTAATTATCGAGAGAACTTTAAAGCTTGTAACCGTTACTATCACTACTGCTAGACCTGGTATTATTATCGGAAAAGGTGGACAAGAGGTAGACAAGTTAAAAGAAGAACTTAAGAAAGTTACTGACAAAGAGGTTCAAATCAACATCTTTGAAATCAAAAGACCTGAATTAGATGCTTATCTTGTGGCGACAAGCATCGCTCGTCAAATCGAAAGCCGTATCTCTTACAGACGTGCAATCAAAATGGCTATTGCTGCTTCTATGCGTATGAACGCTGAAGGTATCAAAGTTTTGATTTCTGGTCGTTTGAATGGTGCTGAGATGGCGCGTTCAGAAGGTTTCAAAGAAGGTAGAATTCCTCTATCAACTTTCAGAGCTGATATTGATTATGCTTTGGCTGAAGCTCACACTACTTACGGTAGAATGGGTATCAAAGTATGGATCATGAAAGGTGAAGTTTATGGAAAGAGAGATCTTTCTCCACTTGCAGGAATGGATAAAAAACAATCTGGTACTGGTGGTGGTAAAGGTGGAGATGCCCCTAGAGGTAAATCTAACTTTAATAAAGGTGGAAAACCAGACGCTCGTAAAAGAAAGTAAATTTTTAAACTAAAGAAAAATGTTACAGCCTAAAAGAACAAAATACCGTAAGGTACAAAAAGGTAAGATGAAAGGTAACTCTCAAAGAGGGCATGAACTTTCTAATGGAATGTTTGGTATTAAATCTGTACATGAAGATGGAATGTTCTTAACTTCTCGTCAAATCGAAGCTGCGCGTATCGCTGCAACTCGTTACATGAAGAGAGAGGGACAATTATGGATTAAAATATTCCCAGACAAACCTATTACTAAGAAACCTCTTGAAGTACGTATGGGTAAAGGTAAAGGAGCAGTTGAGTATTGGGCTGCTGTTGTTAAACCAGGAAGAATTATGTTTGAAGTTGGAGGAGTTCCATTGTCAGTTGCAAAAGAGGCGTTACGTCTTGCAGCTCAAAAACTTCCAGTAAAAACTAAGTTCGTCGTTGCTAGAGATTTCGAAGCATAATTTATATTATATTATGAAACAATCAGAAATAAAAGATCTTTCTGCAGCGGAGTTGCAAGAAAAACTTAGTCAAACTAAGAAAATATATGCTGACCTAAAAATGGCTCATGCTATTTCTCCAATTGAGAACCCGCTTCAAATTAGAGGTGTAAGAAGAACAGTTGCAAGATTGGCTACAGAGTTAACTAAAAGAGAGTTACAATAATTGTATTCTGCTGAAAGATGGAAGAAAAAAGAAATTTAAGAAAAGAAAGAATAGGTGTTGTTACTTCAAATAAAATGGATAAGTCTATTGTTATTGCTGAAGTAAGAAAAGTAAAACACCCATTATACGGTAAGTTCGTGTTGAAAACAAAGAAATATGTTGCACACGACGAAACAAACGACTGTAACATTGGAGATACTGTAAGAATTAGCGAAACGCGTCCTTTAAGTAAAACAAAATGTTGGAGATTAGTTGAAATCTTAGAAAGAGCTAAATAATTATGGTACAACAGGAATCAAGACTAAAAGTAGCAGATAACACGGGAGCAAAAGAAGTTTTAACTATCCGTGTTTTAGGAGGTACCAAAAGAAGGTATGCCTCTGTTGGTGACAAGATTGTAGTATCTATTAAAGATGCAACTCCAAACGGTAACGTTAAAAAAGGAGCTGTTTCAACTGCAGTTGTTGTACGTACCAAAAAAGAAGTGAGAAGAGCTGATGGTTCTTATATCCGTTTCGATGATAATGCATGTGTTCTTTTGAACGCTGCAGGGGAAATGAGAGGGACTCGTGTTTTTGGTCCGGTAGCAAGAGAACTTCGTGAAAAACAATTCATGAAAATTGTATCATTAGCACCAGAAGTGCTTTAATTCGTTTTAAGATGATAAAGCTAAAAATAAAATCAGGAGATATCGTAAGAGTTATTGCTGGAGACCATAAAGGTGCTGAAGGTAAAGTTTTACGTGTTTACCGTGAGAAAAATAAAGCGATAGTTGAAGGTGTAAACATGGTTTCAAAACATACAAAACCAAGTGCTAAAAACCCTCAAGGTGGTATCGTTAAGAAAGAGGCTTCTATTCAAATTTCTAACATTGCTCTAATTGATCCTAAAACTAAGGAAACAACTAGAGTAGGTATTAGAGTAGAAGGAGATAAGAAAGTAAGATTTTCAAAAAAATCTAATCAAGTACTATAGTAATGGCATATACACCTAGACTAAAAGAAGAATATAAGAGTAGAGTAATCTCTGCTCTTAAAGAAGAGTTCGGATATACAAACGTTATGCAAGTTCCAAAACTTGAAAAAATCGTTTTGAGCCGTGGAGTTGGTGCAGCTGTATCTGATAAAAAACTTATTGACTATGCAGTTGATGAGTTAACAAAGATCACTGGACAAAAAGCAGTATCTACAATTTCAAAGAAAGACGTTGCGTCATTCAAATTGAGAAAAGGGATGCCTATTGGAGCAAAAGTTACTTTACGTGGTGAAAGAATGTATGAGTTTTTAGATAGACTTATTACTTCTGCTTTACCACGCGTTAGAGATTTTAGTGGTATCAAAGCTACAGGTTTCGACGGAAGAGGTAACTACAATCTTGGAGTTTTGGAGCAAATCATTTTCCCAGAAATTGATATTGACAAAGTAAACAAAATCTCAGGAATGGATATTACTTTTGTTACTACTGCAAAAACAGACAAGGAAGCAAAGTCATTATTGGCTGAATTAGGATTACCTTTTAAAAAGAATTAAGACATGGCTAAAGAATCAATGAAAGCCCGTGAGGTGAAAAGAGAGAAAACGGTAGCTAAGTATGCTGAAAAAAGAAAAGCTTTATTAGAAGCTGGAGATTATGAAGGCCTACAAAAATTACCTAAAAATGCTTCACCAGTTCGTTTGCATAATCGTTGTAAATTAACAGGTAGACCAAGAGGTTATATTCGTCAATTTGGTATTTCTCGTGTAACTTTCCGTGAAATGGCTAATAATGGATTAATTCCTGGTGTTAAAAAAGCATCTTGGTAATCTCGTAATAAGTTATTACTTTTGCAAACCAAAAAATAATTTTAATTGATTAAAGGTTCGGGAGACGAGTGTCTCCCGAAAACCATAATCGCAATCAAATACATATGTATACAGATCCTATTGCAGATTATTTGACTAGAGTTCGTAACGCTGTGGCTGCAAACCACAAAGTTGTTGAAATTCCGGCTTCTAATCTAAAAAAAGAAATAACTAAGATCTTATTTGATCAAGGTTATATCTTAAGTTACAAATTTGAGACGAACACTGTTCAGGGTTCAATCAAAATTGCTTTAAAGTATGATAAAGATACTAAAGAGCCTGTAATCAAAGATATCCAAAGAATTAGTAAACCTGGTTTACGTAAGTACGCAGGTGCTGCCAAATTACCGAGAATCCTTAACGGATTAGGAATTGCTATTGTTTCTACATCAAAAGGTTTGATGACTGGAAAACAAGCTAAGCAATTAAATGTAGGTGGTGAAGTAATTTGCTACGTATACTAATTTTAAACACTAGATAAAGATGTCAAGAATAGGTAAAAGCCCAATTGTAATCACTGCTGGTGTAACTGTAGAAGTTAAAGACGGTATTATTACAGTAAAAGGAAAAAAAGGTCAACTTACTCAGGAGTTTTCGGACGTAACTGTAAAAGTTGAAGGCGATCAAGTTTTAGTTGAAAGATCGTCTGATCATAAAGACCAAAGAGCAAAACACGGATTATACAGATCATTAATCAGTAATATGATTGTTGGTGTATCTGAAGGTTTTACTAAAGAACTAGAATTAGTTGGAGTTGGTTACAGAGCTTCAAACCAAGGTCAAAAGTTAGATTTAGCTCTTGGATATTCTCACAATATTGTTTTAGAAATTGCTCCAGAAGTATCTTTAGAAACAATATCTGAAAAAGGTAAAAACCCTATCGTAAAGTTAACATCATTTGATAAACAACTTTTAGGTCAAGTTGCTGCGAAAATCAGAGGTTTCCGTAAGCCAGAGCCATACAAAGGAAAAGGTGTTAAATTTGTGGGTGAAGTATTAAGAAGAAAAGCAGGTAAATCAGCTTAAAAAATAAGATTATGTCATTAACAAAATCTGATAGAAGACAGAGAATTAGATTCAGAATTAGAAAGTCAATTAGTGGTACTGCTGCTAATCCAAGATTATCTGTATTTAGAAGTAACAAAGAAATTTACGCTCAACTTATTGATGATGTAAATGGAGTTACTATATTAGCTGCATCTTCAAGAGAAAAAGAAATAGGAAAAGGTACTAACGTTGAAGTAGCTGCTGCTGTTGGAAAACTAGTTGCGGAGAAAGCGTTAAAAGCTGGGATCGAAACCATCACTTTTGACAGAGGTGGATATTTGTATCACGGTCGTATTAAATCATTAGCAGAAGGCGCAAGAGCGGCTGGACTTAAATTCTAATATATTATGTCTAAATACAAAAATGTAGAATTGGTAAAACCAAGTGGTCTTGAACTTAAAGATCGTCTGGTAAGTGTTAATCGTGTTACTAAAGTTACAAAAGGTGGTAGAGCTTTCGGTTTTTCTGCTATTGTAGTTGTAGGTGATGAAAATGGAGTAGTTGGTCACGGATTAGGAAAATCTAAAGACGTTTCTGAAGCAATTGCGAAAGCAGTAGAAGATGCTAAGAAAAATTTAGTAAAAATTCCTTTGAACGGACAATCAGTTCCTCACGAACAAAAAGGTAAATTTGGTGGTGCACGTGTATTTTTAATTCCTGCTTCTCATGGTACAGGAGTTATTGCTGGTGGAGCTGTTCGTTCAGTTCTTGAATCAGTAGGTATTCACGATGTATTATCTAAATCTCAAGGATCATCAAATCCTCATAACGTAGTGAAAGCAACTTTTGATGCTTTATTACAAATGAGAAGCGCTCATACTGTTGCAAAACAAAGAGGTGTTTCTTTAGAAAAAGTTTTTAAAGGTTAATTCAAGGAAATTATGGCTAAATTATTAGTAAAACAAGTAAGAAGCAAAATCAACTGCCCTCTTTCTCAAAAAAGAGGTTTGGAAGCTTTAGGTCTACGTAAAATGGGACAAGTTGTAGAGCATGATTCAAATCCTGCAATCCTTGGGATGATAAACAAAGTTAAACACTTAGTTTCTGTAGAAGAAGCTAAATAACAAATACTGTTATGAATTTAAGTAACTTACAACCAGCTGAAGGGTCAACGCACAATCAAAATAAAAGATTAGGTAGAGGAGAAGGTTCTGGAAAAGGTGGTACTTCTGCAAGAGGTCACAAAGGAGCAAAATCTCGTTCTGGTTATTCTAAAAAGATTGGTTTTGAAGGAGGGCAAATGCCACTTCAAAGACGTGTACCTAAGTTTGGTTTCACAAACATCAATCGTAAAGAATACGAAGGTGTTAATTTAGATACGCTTCAATTATTAGTAGACAATGGTGTGATTACTGATTCTGTTTCTATGACAGATTTCGTAGCAAACCGTCTAGCTACCAAAAATGAAATCGTTAAGATTTTAGGTAGAGGAGAGTTGAAAGCAAAATTAAAAGTAACTGCTCACAAATTTACTGCTACTGCTAAAGCTGCTATTGAAGCTGCTGGAGGAGAGGCTGTAACAATATAATTTTTCTATTGTATGAAGAAATTTATTGAATCAATAAGCAATGTTTGGAAAATCGAAGAACTGAAAAACAGAATTCTAATTACTTTAGGATTACTTTTAGTATATCGTTTTGGAGCACACGTAACGCTTCCTGGAATTGACGCAACTCAATTGATGGGGTTAGCAGGACAAACTAAAAATGGTCTAGGATCTATCCTGGACATGTTCACCGGAGGTGCATTCTCTAAAGCTTCAGTTTTTGCTTTAGGTATTATGCCTTACATTTCTGCTTCTATTGTTGTTCAGTTAATGGGAATTGCTATTCCTTATTTGCAAAAACTTCAAAATGATGGAGAAAGTGGTAGAAAAAAGATTAACCAAATTACACGTTGGTTAACTATTGCTATTACATTGGTTCAAGGTCCAACTTATATCTACAATTTATACAGAACGTTACCTGGAAATGCATTTTTACTAGGTTTTAACTCTCCTGAGTTTTTATTTTCGTCTGTTATTATCTTGGTTACTGGTACAATTTTTGCTATGTGGCTTGGAGAAAAAATTACAGATAAAGGTATTGGAAATGGAATTTCATTATTAATTATGGTGGGTATTTTGGCTCGTTTACCACAAGCTTTTATACAAGAATTTAAATCTGTTGTTACTAATAACGCTGGAGGTTTAATGTTAATGGCTATCGAGATTATCGTATGGTTATTGGTTATTATTTCTTGTGTATTATTGACAATGGCAGTACGTAGAATTCCAGTTCAATACGCTCGTCGTACTACAACTGGAGACTACGAGCAAGATTTAGCAGGTGGTAACAGACAATGGATTCCTCTTAAGCTTAATGCTTCTGGAGTTATGCCAATCATTTTTGCTCAGGCAATTATGTTTATACCTGCAGCTGTAGCTGGATTGTCTAAATCAGACACATCACAATCTATCGTTGGAGCATTTAGCAATATGTTTGGTTTTTGGTATAATTTTGTATTTGCAACTTTAATTATTGTATTTACATTCTTTTACACTGCAATTACTGTACCTACAAACAAAATGGCTGATGATTTGAAAAGAAGTGGTGGTTTTATTCCGGGTGTTCGTCCGGGAACTGAAACTTCTGAATTTCTTGATAAAGTGATGTCTTTAATAACTTTCCCAGGATCTTTATTCCTTGCTTTGATTGCTGTGTTCCCAGCCATTGTTGTAAGTATTATGGATGTACAACAATCTTGGGCAATGTTTTTTGGAGGTACCTCATTAATAATTATGGTGGGAGTTGCAATAGACACGATTCAACAAATCAATTCATACTTGTTGAATAAACATTATGATGGTTTAATGAAGACTGGTAAAAATAGAAAAGCAGTAGCTTAATATATTTATGGCAAAACAATCAGCAATAGAACAAGACGGATCAATCATTGAAGCATTATCTAATGCGATGTTCCGTGTAGAGTTAGAAAATGGACATATTGTAATTGCTCATATTTCTGGTAAAATGCGTATGCATTACATCAAATTATTACCTGGTGATAAAGTGAAACTAGAAATGAGTCCTTACGATTTGTCAAAAGCAAGAATTACTTATCGATATTAAAGGATAATTACTATGAAAGTTAGAGCATCAGTAAAAAAGAGAAGTGCCGAGTGCATTATCGTGCGTAGAAAAGGGAGACTGTACGTAATAAACAAAAAGAATCCTAGATTTAAACAAAGACAAGGATAATTATGGCAAGAATAGCAGGGGTAGATATCCCAAAAAACAAAAGAGGTGTTATCGCACTTACCTATATCTTCGGATTAGGAAGAAGTAGAGCTATTGAGATTTTAGAGAAAGCTCAAGTAAGCCAAGATAAAAAAGTTCAAGATTGGAATGATGATGAGATCGGAGCAATTCGTGATGCAGTTTCATTTTACAAAATTGAAGGAGAATTACGTTCTGAAGTTTCTTTGAACATCAAACGTTTAATGGATATTGGTTGTTACAGAGGTATCCGTCATAGATCTGGTCTTCCGTTAAGAGGGCAAAGAACTAAAAACAACTCTAGAACAAGAAAAGGTAAAAGAAAAACTGTTGCTAACAAGAAAAAAGCAACTAAATAATAAGTAATATGGCTAAAGCAACTGCAAAAAAACGTAAAGTTATCGTTGAATCAACGGGTGAAGCTCATATTTCTGCCACTTTCAACAATATTATCATTTCTTTGACTAATAAGAAAGGTGAAGTTATTTCTTGGTCTTCAGCTGGTAAAATGGGTTTCAGAGGTTCTAAAAAGAATACTCCGTACGCAGCTCAAATGGCAGCAGAAGATTGTAGTAAAGTAGCTCTTGAGGCAGGACTTAAAAAAGTAAAAGTTTATGTAAAAGGACCAGGAAACGGACGTGAGTCTGCTATCCGTTCTATTCATAACGGTGGAATTGAAGTTACAGAGATTATCGATGTTACTCCAATGCCTCACAACGGATGTCGTCCTCCAAAAAGACGTAGAGTTTAATACTCAAAATTTAATATAGTATAACCTAGATAGAATATAGATTATCGAAGGATAAGACCTGAATTCATAATCTCTATCTTAAACAATTTAAAATGGCAAGATATACTGGTCCTAGCACAAGAATCGCTCGTAAATTTGGCGAAGCAATCTTCGGAGATGATAAGTCTTTCGAAAAAAGAAATTACCCACCTGGACAACACGGGATGGCTAAAAAAAGAGGAAAAAAATCTGAGTATGCTGTTCAGTTAATGGAAAAGCAAAAAGCTAAATATTCTTACGGAATTTTAGAAAAACAATTCAGAAATTTATTCGAAAAAGCATCAGCTACTAAAGGAGTTACTGGTGAGGTTTTATTACAATTATGCGAAGCAAGATTGGATAACGTAGTTTTTAGAATGGGTATCGCTCCTTCTAGAAGAGGTGCACGTCAAATTGTATCTCACAGACACGTTACTGTAAATGGTGAAGTTGTTAATATTCCTTCTTACCACCTTAAGCCTGGTGATAAAGTTGCAGTTCGTGAAAAATCTAAATCTTTAGAAGCTATCGAACGTTCTTTGTCAAATTCAAGTCATGTTTATGAATGGATTACTTGGAACAATGATCTTAAAGAAGGAACGTTTGTTTCTGTACCTGCAAGACTTCAAATTCCAGAAAACATTAAAGAACAATTAATCGTAGAGTTGTACAACAAATAATAATTGACTTAGTCGAAATTTATGGCAATATTTAATTTTCAAAAGCCCGATAAAGTTATCATGATCGATTCAACCGATTTTGAAGGTAAATTCGAATTTAGACCTTTGGAACCTGGTTATGGATTGACTGTTGGTAATGCACTTAGAAGAGTTTTGCTTTCAGCATTAGAAGGTTATGCAATTACATCGGTTCGTATCGAGGGTGTAGATCATGAGTTTTCTACTATTTCAGGTGTTGTTGAAGATGTTACCGAAATTATCCTTAATCTTAAACAAGTACGTTTCAAACGTCAGATTGAAGATATAGATAATGAAGCAGTTACAATTTCTGTTTCTGGTAAAGATCAGTTAACGGCAGGTGATTTCCAGAAATTTATTTCAGGTTTCCAAGTTCTGAACCCAGATCTTGTTATCTGTAATTTAGATTCTAAAATCAAATTGAACTTCGATTTAACAATCGAAAAAGGTAGAGGATACGTTCCTGCTGAGGAGAACAAAAAACAAAATGCAGCAATTGGTACTATTTTTACAGATTCTATTTTTACTCCGGTAAAAAATGTAAAATATGCAATTGAAAACTTCCGTGTTGAACAAAAAACGGATTACGAAAAATTAGTTTTTGAAATTAAAACTGATGGTTCTATTAATCCTAAAGATGCTCTTACTGAGGCTGCTAAAGTTTTAATTCACCACTTCATGTTATTTTCTGACGAAAGAATTACACTCGAGGCTGACGAAATTGCACAAACAGAATCGTATGATGAAGAGTCATTGCATATGAGACAATTGCTTAAAACTAAGCTTGTTGATATGGATTTATCTGTTAGAGCATTAAATTGCTTGAAAGCGGCTGAAGTTGATACACTTGGTGATTTAGTATCGTTCAATAAAAATGACCTAATGAAATTCCGTAATTTTGGTAAAAAATCTTTAACTGAACTTGATGAACTTGTTGCAGTGAAGAATTTAACTTTCGGAATGGATTTAGCTAAATACAAATTAGATAAAGAATAATTTACTTCATATTTTGCTCTCCATAGTGGATTGTAGCAAGATGAAGATAAAAAAAACACGTCATGAGACACGGAAAAAAATTCAACCACTTAAGCAGACAGACTGGACATAGAAAAGCTATGTTAGCTAATATGGCTTGTTCTCTTATTGAGCACAAACGTATTAACACTACTGTTGCTAAAGCTAAAGCGCTTAAACAATTTGTTGAGCCTTTAATTACAAAATCAAAAGAAGATACGACTCACAACCGTCGTATTGTTTTTGCTTACTTACGTAGTAAATATGCTGTAACTGACTTGTTCAGAGATGTAGCTGCTAAAGTTGGTGACCGTCCAGGTGGATACACTCGTATCATTAAAGTTGGAAATCGTTTGGGAGATAATGCTGATATGGCAATGATCGAACTTGTAGATTTCAATGAACTTTACAATGGTGGTAAAAAAGAAGTTAAAAAAGCAAAAAGCCGTCGTGGTGGTAAAGCTAAAAAAGCGGAAGGTACTCCTGAAGCTCCAGCAGCTGAAGCAGAAACGACTACTGAAGCTTCTGAATAATTATGAAAGTAATGATTCTATAGAAATCAAGGATAAGCTAATTTTTAGTTTATCCTTTTTTTTTGATTTTTTTGAAAGTTGCTAAAATCTAACTTATTTAAACTGTTAGGTTTTATTTTTGCTAATGAAATTTTTAAAAAATCTTGGAGGCACTCTTTTAAAGAAGTAAATTTGCAAAATATCTAATTACAATTGAAGCGAGTTTGACTGGTTTCGCAGATTATAAAACAATACAATTAAAGAATGAAATACACAACACGACAAAGCGCCATTTTATTACTAAGTGATGGGACTATTTTTCACGGAAAATCTATCGGAATTAGCGGTAAGACTTTTGGTGAAGTATGTTTTAATACTGGAATGACGGGATATCAGGAAATATTTACAGATCCTTCGTATTTTGGTCAAATTATGGTAGCTACTAATGCTCACATTGGAAATTACGGAGTTAATGATTTAGAAGTTGAATCTGATAGCATTAAAATTGCTGGTTTGGTTTGTAAAAACTTTAGTTTTAACTATTCTCGTGAAATGGCTTCAGGAAGTTTGGAAGATTATTTTACAAAACAGAATTTAATCTGTATTTCTGATGTTGATACACGTGCGCTTGTTAGCTATATTCGTGATAATGGAGCGATGAATGCTGTTATTTGTACTGATGGGACTTCTATCGAAGATTTGAAAAAAGAGTTGGCAAATGTGCCAAACATGGAAGGTTTAGAGTTGGCTTCAAAAGTATCAACTACTGAGCCTTATTTTTTTGGAGATGAAAATGCTACATATAAAGTTTCGGCATTAGATCTTGGAATTAAAAAGAATATTTTAAGAAATTTAGCGAAAAGAGATTGTTATATTAAGGTATTTCCATATAACTCGACTTATAAAGATTTGTCAGAATTTAATCCAGATGGTTATTTCTTGTCAAACGGTCCTGGAGATCCAGATCCTCTTTTTGGTGCCATTGAAGTTGCAAAAGATATTCTGGCAAACGATAAACCTTTGTTTGGAATTTGTCTGGGACATCAGGTAATTGCTTTGGCAAACGGAGTTCAGACTTACAAAATGTTTAATGGGCACCGAGGTATAAATCATCCTGTAAAAAATGTTATAACAGGAAGAGGTGAAATTACTTCTCAAAATCATGGTTTTGCTGTGAATAAAGAGCAATTAGACAATCATCCTGAATTAGAAATTACACATTTGCATTTGAATGATGGAACAGTTGCAGGAATGCGTATGAAAAACAAAAACTGTTTTTCTGTGCAATATCATCCGGAAGCAAGCCCGGGACCACATGATTCGTCTTATTTGTTCGATCAGTTTGTAGAGAATATAAAACTATCTATCGCTAAAACGATGTAGTTAATAAATAAAGGTGTTTAATGTATTAAATAGGTTTTAAGTATTAAATATTTTTATAATTTCGAAAAAAAAATATAATTTACTAATAAAAAAACAAAAATAATGAGTATTATAATTAAAGTTCACGCAAGACAAATTCTTGATTCTAGAGGGAATCCTACTATTGAAGTTGATGTAGTAACTGAAAATGGTGTTTTAGGAAGAGCTG
The sequence above is drawn from the Flavobacterium sp. N2038 genome and encodes:
- the carA gene encoding glutamine-hydrolyzing carbamoyl-phosphate synthase small subunit, translating into MKYTTRQSAILLLSDGTIFHGKSIGISGKTFGEVCFNTGMTGYQEIFTDPSYFGQIMVATNAHIGNYGVNDLEVESDSIKIAGLVCKNFSFNYSREMASGSLEDYFTKQNLICISDVDTRALVSYIRDNGAMNAVICTDGTSIEDLKKELANVPNMEGLELASKVSTTEPYFFGDENATYKVSALDLGIKKNILRNLAKRDCYIKVFPYNSTYKDLSEFNPDGYFLSNGPGDPDPLFGAIEVAKDILANDKPLFGICLGHQVIALANGVQTYKMFNGHRGINHPVKNVITGRGEITSQNHGFAVNKEQLDNHPELEITHLHLNDGTVAGMRMKNKNCFSVQYHPEASPGPHDSSYLFDQFVENIKLSIAKTM
- the rpsD gene encoding 30S ribosomal protein S4, which gives rise to MARYTGPSTRIARKFGEAIFGDDKSFEKRNYPPGQHGMAKKRGKKSEYAVQLMEKQKAKYSYGILEKQFRNLFEKASATKGVTGEVLLQLCEARLDNVVFRMGIAPSRRGARQIVSHRHVTVNGEVVNIPSYHLKPGDKVAVREKSKSLEAIERSLSNSSHVYEWITWNNDLKEGTFVSVPARLQIPENIKEQLIVELYNK
- a CDS encoding DNA-directed RNA polymerase subunit alpha, with product MAIFNFQKPDKVIMIDSTDFEGKFEFRPLEPGYGLTVGNALRRVLLSALEGYAITSVRIEGVDHEFSTISGVVEDVTEIILNLKQVRFKRQIEDIDNEAVTISVSGKDQLTAGDFQKFISGFQVLNPDLVICNLDSKIKLNFDLTIEKGRGYVPAEENKKQNAAIGTIFTDSIFTPVKNVKYAIENFRVEQKTDYEKLVFEIKTDGSINPKDALTEAAKVLIHHFMLFSDERITLEADEIAQTESYDEESLHMRQLLKTKLVDMDLSVRALNCLKAAEVDTLGDLVSFNKNDLMKFRNFGKKSLTELDELVAVKNLTFGMDLAKYKLDKE
- the rplQ gene encoding 50S ribosomal protein L17 — protein: MRHGKKFNHLSRQTGHRKAMLANMACSLIEHKRINTTVAKAKALKQFVEPLITKSKEDTTHNRRIVFAYLRSKYAVTDLFRDVAAKVGDRPGGYTRIIKVGNRLGDNADMAMIELVDFNELYNGGKKEVKKAKSRRGGKAKKAEGTPEAPAAEAETTTEASE
- the infA gene encoding translation initiation factor IF-1 codes for the protein MAKQSAIEQDGSIIEALSNAMFRVELENGHIVIAHISGKMRMHYIKLLPGDKVKLEMSPYDLSKARITYRY
- the ykgO gene encoding type B 50S ribosomal protein L36 produces the protein MKVRASVKKRSAECIIVRRKGRLYVINKKNPRFKQRQG
- the rpsK gene encoding 30S ribosomal protein S11, with product MAKATAKKRKVIVESTGEAHISATFNNIIISLTNKKGEVISWSSAGKMGFRGSKKNTPYAAQMAAEDCSKVALEAGLKKVKVYVKGPGNGRESAIRSIHNGGIEVTEIIDVTPMPHNGCRPPKRRRV
- the secY gene encoding preprotein translocase subunit SecY, encoding MKKFIESISNVWKIEELKNRILITLGLLLVYRFGAHVTLPGIDATQLMGLAGQTKNGLGSILDMFTGGAFSKASVFALGIMPYISASIVVQLMGIAIPYLQKLQNDGESGRKKINQITRWLTIAITLVQGPTYIYNLYRTLPGNAFLLGFNSPEFLFSSVIILVTGTIFAMWLGEKITDKGIGNGISLLIMVGILARLPQAFIQEFKSVVTNNAGGLMLMAIEIIVWLLVIISCVLLTMAVRRIPVQYARRTTTGDYEQDLAGGNRQWIPLKLNASGVMPIIFAQAIMFIPAAVAGLSKSDTSQSIVGAFSNMFGFWYNFVFATLIIVFTFFYTAITVPTNKMADDLKRSGGFIPGVRPGTETSEFLDKVMSLITFPGSLFLALIAVFPAIVVSIMDVQQSWAMFFGGTSLIIMVGVAIDTIQQINSYLLNKHYDGLMKTGKNRKAVA
- the rpsM gene encoding 30S ribosomal protein S13, translated to MARIAGVDIPKNKRGVIALTYIFGLGRSRAIEILEKAQVSQDKKVQDWNDDEIGAIRDAVSFYKIEGELRSEVSLNIKRLMDIGCYRGIRHRSGLPLRGQRTKNNSRTRKGKRKTVANKKKATK